The genomic stretch TGGGTGTAATAAATCATCAATGCACACATTGTTTAATATCCCTTTTAATTAtacttttaattataaaagagAAAGGTTATTCTGGGAGCACGCAGTGACTGGGGTAGTGGGAATAGTGGGCCCAGAGTGGGGAAGATAGAGCTTCTCTATTTAGGAGGCAGGGACAGCAGAATCCCACTGACTCTCTTCAATTTACCCTGGAAGGCTGGGAATATTATCTTTTCCATTTTGCTCATGGAGAACCTGAGGTTTATAGGAGTTGAGCAGCTGTCACAcagcttgttactgcaagagGCCAGACTTTAATTCTATTCTTGTGGCTCTCAATCCCATGCTTTTTCCCTGCATCCCTCTGCCTTTTCCCTTTTCCAACAAGCAGGGAGAAGACAGCCCTGCTCTCAGTTTACAGAGATACAGTGGCTGGCTCataaaagaacactgaaaaaacAGGCTATAATTCTGCAAACTCCATGGAATGAGTCAGAGTAAAAGGAATTCACAGGAGAAatgagtgggggcagggggcaggagcagtcatggaagacttcctggaggagatgaGGACTGGGTTAGGTTATCCATGGAGGATGAGTTCAGCTTTGGTCGGCAGGGGTAGAAGATTTGTATCTGTGTCTCCACCCTCAGCTACCCAAGAAGACCTTGATATGAACCACAGGAAGAAGATCTGAACTGTGGGGAGAAGACTTGAACCATGGGGAGAAGACTTGAATGTGGGGAAAAGACTTGTGCGTGGGGGAGAAGACTTGGGAAGTGCTAGGCTTGCACTTGGACAGTATGGCTGTGAAAACTCTCTGCTGTCCTTCCCAAACTGGTTCTGCTCAGAGGGCCTGCTTGGGAAGGGGAGAGAGCAGAGTAGAGGGCAGAACAAGGGTATCATCAAGGCCTTACAAATGGCTCTGCCTCTCTACCTCGGCTTGGACAGCCATCAGGTCTCTCCCCTGTCAGGCCAGGCCTCAGATCCTGTTGCTCCAGTGGCTCCAGAGGTGGCCTGGGAGCTGCTGCATCTTAATCACCCCCACCCCTAACTGTGACTCCCCCCCTACCCAGGACCAGGCCACTCTTGTGTGTACCCAGGAGGCCTGTTGGCTCCAGCAGCTGGTGCAGGGTTAATAATTGAGGCTCTCTCCTGAGCCTGGGGTCCATCAGGGACTAGTCCTGCCACCTGCTATTATTGTGCCCTGATCAATTAGTGGGGAAGAAATGAGATCAGAGAGAGAGCAGGTGTGGGCTAGGCTTTGTTTTCAGGGAGGGGCTGGACTGAGTTGGGGCTGGGATGGGGTGGTGATATTGAAAAGATAGTTCTCAGAGCCTTAGGCCACAGGCAGTAGAGAGAAGAGTAGACCACAACAAGCATGGGGCTTTTAGCAGGGAGGGGTTGGCCTCACTGCTGCCAAGAGATAAAAACAGCATTTGGAAAACGTTTGTGCTTCAGGCTGCACAGGGCACTGGGATGGGCCCATTAGCCACTTAATGTCCTGGATAATAACCCTCGGCTTCCGAGAATGTCAGCTGGAAATCCAGACTCTACCAACGATGTGGAAACAGGCCAGTGTCCTTGATCTCATGTTCCAAGCCCTCCCCATCTAGCCAACCCGCCTTGCCTGTTTCAACTACAACCTTCCTTTCGTGTTGCTCTACGCTCCAGCTCCCTGAGCATGCCCTAGGCTCTCTTATCTTCCTGCCTTTCCCTCCTCCAGCCCCACTCTGTTCCATCTCTGCTTGGTGAAATCCTCCTCATCCTTCATTCGTGTATCATATGCCGACTTCTTCATGAAGCCTTTCCTTGTAGCCCCTGTCAGAATTTACCTCTTGGTTCTGATTCTCAGGATGCTGATGACATTTTGCCTTATATTATGGGAATCTGCTTGTTCTCACCTTCTTTCCCTGCATGGGGGCTCTGGAACTGCAGAATGCCATGACTTGCCCAGTCCTTGACTTGACTTGGCCTTGACTGTGCTTTATTCTTACAGAAGGTCATGAATTGTCCAGTATGCtttctggcacacagtaggtccaAATCACTGTTTGTAACTCTAATACCCACCTGCACACATGCATTCTATACATCTTCCTAGATTACCCTGAATACCTCCTGAATGTACCACCTTCCTTCAACTGCCTATGCCTTTGCACTTACTGTTCCCTTTGGCTGAGGTGTCCTTCCCTACTTTTCTGTCTTGCAAGACCCAGCTCCACATTAGGTTAATCTGTGCTCTCTCTGTATCTTTTACACTTGTCTTTGATGGAGAGATTCACACGGTGCTGTGAATATGGCAGGCTTCTTACCCTCAATGGACTCACATCCTGGCAGGCAGACAAACAGCTCTAGTGTAGCCTCAAATCTAAGGCTGACTCTCAGGCTCCAGGCTTTGGTGTCAAAAAATTCAAATAGTATAAAAGGGTAGGTAATGAAAAGCTTCCCTTCTCCAAATTCAGAACCACTGCTGTAATGCACAACTCCAGGGGACATCATTCCTACTGTGGTCTTAGATATGTGGCTCCATGTGGGCTTGCCCAGTGCACAGGCTTTGCAACCACACCTGGCAGCCCTGCTCTAACCCTTCAACCCCAGTTCCATCCCCCAGAGGTAGCAACTATTAAATTTCTTATGTAGCCTTTTAGATATTCTTTACATATCAAGCATTTATGTCTGTATATCCTCTTTTGTTTTACACAAATGGGGATTATGCTATCATATTCTTTTGTATcttgttttcttccttaaatatatcTTGAAGatcaatgtattttatttttatttttcattttatttttattaagcacCATATAATACAGTGCATGCTATATAATATATACCACAGCATAAACTTTCAGCAGGGGTAGGTGCTTATAACTGACTTATTTTTTCTCATCCATCAGGAAAATGCTTCCTTGAGTCAGTCAATATTCTCCAAACCCTTTGAGACATAGTAACAATTCACCCCGGAGATCCACCTATCTCTTTCCATCAAACTCCACTGATATGAATAATGGGCAACCCTCTTTTCCTTGCCCCCATTAGTGAACTTGTGGATGTTCACAGTGGCCACTCCAGGGATGAGCAAACACACCCCCATGATGGCGAGTCCAGGGAGAATCTCTAACCACATCACGGTAGGGGTACCAAGGCCAAAAACCAACTCCTGCGCCACTGAAAATGACCCAGCTGCAGCTCCCTTCCTGGTAGGGTCCTTGAAGATCATTTTAGATCAGAACATCGGATCCACTCCCTTATTTTAAACAGCAGCACAATATTCATTATGTGTGTGCACCATAATTTAAATGCTTCTCTATTGGTGAACATTtactttatttccagtttttcagtattttaaacaaCACTTCAGCAAACATCCTCATAGGtatgtttttgaacatttatGGGTGAGTTTGtgggacaaattcctagaagttgAATTTCTGAGTCAAACAGAAGTTATAtgtgtttctaattttgatgacatTACCAAATTTCCCTTCAAAGACTTAGCTAAGTCTTGCAGGATGAAGAAGAGCTAGGTAAGAAGTAGCATGAGCAGAGGCATGGGGGTTTAATAAAGCACAGCCTGTTTGGAGGAACTGAGTGGCTGGGGTGTAAAGCAAAAAGCATTGAATGGTGAGTGATGAAGCTAAACATTGAGGCAGTGGCCAAGTCCTTCTGGGTGTTGTGGGATGTTCTAAGTCACGGAGGTTGGTGAACTTTGGCTCACTGGTCAAATCTGCtcagtctgtttttgtttttttttgtaaataaagttttgttggatcacagccacacccatttgtttacatatcacctatggctgcttttgctaCAATGGCACAGTTGTATATCTGAGCAGAGTATTTCTAGTCGACAAAGCCTGGGATATTTACTATCTAGTtcattacagaaaaagtttgctggtcTAAGAAGTCAGACTAGCTTAAGATCACTGGCAAGGCATTGGAAGCTTTCAGGGAGAAGAAGGACATGGtcagatttgcattttggaaagaTCACTCTGTTGCTATGTGGAGAGAGAACTGGGGGGGCTGAAAGACCAGGGAAGAGGCTGGTTCAGTGgcccaggtgagagatgatgaggCCTGGAAGAAGGCAGAGGCAGTGGAAATGGAAGGAAGTGGTAGATTTGACAGCCACTTGAGAAGGCTTGGAGAGTGGCTAGGTATCTGAGACAGGAAGGCAAGGATGCTTGAAAAGATGCTGAGTTTGGGTGTTGACATGTGTTAACAGATGAGTCAGGCACCCCAAAGCCTCTGGCTCTGTTCTAGCTGCTGGTGCCAGTGCTCGGGGTCTCTAGTATCCTTTGATTCAAAAAACCAACCTCCTGTAACCCATAAGCTGGCATCAGCAAAAGGAGGGATGTCTTTTATGGCTGTGCTCcatttttatcttcctttatAGCACTAATTCAGCTTTGATTTTATATCTAAcctttctctctgcttttctgtCCACTTAAAAGTTCATTATCAGGAAGGCTCAAAGGGTCTATGAAGTAGTGGGGAACTTGAGTTCATGGGCCAGATCAGGTTGCTATTTTGGTTTCATCCAGCTCCGTAAAGGTAATCCATCCCCCATCACTTCTCACAAGGGAATACTTTCCTTCTTATTTGAGTAGGTGGGGCTAATCTTTTCACATCGGAATTTATGAAGGGTTAAGTACAAAGAGCAGGTGAAGAGCTGGGAAAAATGTTTCACTAGAATTTAAAAGGGTGGTAACAAGAGATCTTAAGGGTGCATCAGAATCAGTCTTTCCAGAAATCAGTGAGAGTGACACAGTCTCAGACGCAATGTGTATGAGTCATAAAGGATTATTTCCTAACAATACAAGATAGAtaaaggcagaaaataaagaacacagTTCAGAGAGGCCTGTGGTAGTAATGGCTTTGACTTTTAAAACAGAGCAGTCTGGGCCATCCTATGGAAATTTTAAGGCTGATGTGACCCACAATGAagtagaaaagagagaagagagagagggtggaGAGCAGAGGACAGTGTGAATGAAGAGACATTGATTACGAATGGGGATAGGGAAGAGGGAATTGAATAAGTTCCTGTGTGTAGTAGGTGCCAGTGAGCTATTTATTGTGCCAGCAACTCCACATTCATGACTCATTTTTGCCTCGCAATAGCTCTGGGAGTGGGCAATAGCATCACTTTCCACACGAGGAAACCGAGACTCAGGGAGGTTGAGCAGCTTGTGCAAAATCCCCCAGAGAATAAGTGGTTTAAGTTGGCCTTGAACCCAGGACTATCTGACTCCAAACTTTATGCTCTTTTTTCCACACTCTATAGGGGTTAGAGTGGGTAATGGGGAGACTAGGGCAGGGGGAAGAGAAGTTTGGGAAGGCAACAGGGTTGGAGGAGGCTCACAAAATCTGTGGTGCTGCCAAACCCAGCTGCTCACGCCTGAGCAGTCAGctgatttttcataaaataaaagaagtccCTGAATTGAGAAATATGTGTGTCTCTTAGATTGGATTGTGCAGTGAACAGTAGCCAGAGCGAGCAGTAATCCATCACGGCCTGGCGTCGGCGGGTGCTACCAGCCGGAGCCCTGGTGGAACTGTCGTGAAGGTGACCTTGGGGGGAAAGCCAGGGTCTAGCCTTCAGCTACCTCCTGGGAGTCTGGGCGTGGGGTAGGGGGGAGTAGGGTGACAAgttccctcctccctgctggtGAACTGTTTTCCTCCATTTTCCTTCCAGCTTTTTATATGCTGCACCATTACTGGGTGTGGCAGCAGCCAGCTGGGGCCCAGGAGCTGAGGATGGGTTTCTGCCTGGAGAGATGGGTTGAGCCAGCAAGACCCAAAATCTTGGACTGACAAAATCTTGGACTGAGACTTAGCTCATTGGTCCTTGTGAACCCAGAACAAACCATCCTCCCTTTTTGGCTGAGTGTTCTGATCTAATGTGGAGCCAATCAGCCAGGGATGGGCTCTGAAGGGAAGGCCCATGGTTAAGGATTCCAGTTCTGTAGTTAGTTAGACCCAAGTTCAAGTTCTATCTTGTCTGCCTATTATTTGTGTGActtaagttacttaacttctctgagccttagtttcttcatttttgaaatgggGATTCATAGTGTAGTTAGGAGGAATAAATATGATAATGTAGGTAAAGTCATTAGTTAAATGTCTGATGTAGTAAGTATCTTGATAAAATGGTActtataattatttcctttattcttcagGTCACCCTGGCAG from Choloepus didactylus isolate mChoDid1 chromosome 2, mChoDid1.pri, whole genome shotgun sequence encodes the following:
- the LOC119519259 gene encoding NADH dehydrogenase [ubiquinone] 1 alpha subcomplex subunit 1-like yields the protein MWLEILPGLAIMGVCLLIPGVATVNIHKFTNGGKEKRVAHYSYQWSLMERDRWISGVNCYYVSKGLENID